The DNA segment CTCATAGAACATCCAGAATTGTGGAAAAAAATGGGTAAAGCTGGACGTGGACGTGTTGAAGAAAAATACGACATGAACAAGCTAAATGATGAATTGGTGGAAATTTATCAACAAATGCTCAATTCAGCATCACCCCAACAAGATTTTCAACATCTACCAAAAGAATTGACGGCTATTTAAGTAGCCCTAGCCAGATATATTAGGACATCAAGCTAAGATAAAACCCCGACAACTCAGGGCTTTCCATTCTGTCAACCGTCAACCGTCAACAGCTATAACTAATAGGAATTATCAACCATGTCAGAAGCAATTGTGACAATTGTCGTTGTTCCCCGTGAACGCTTTAGCTGTACTCAAGCATCATTAGAAAGTATTTACGAACATACGAAGATACCTTTTAAGCTAATTTATGTAGATGGTAATTCTCCAACTAAAGTCCGAAAATATCTGCAAAAACAAGCCCAAGAAAAGAACTTTCAACTAATTCGGACAGATTACTATCTTTCTCCCAACCACGCCCGGAATATTGGCTTGAGTCACGTTGATACTAAATATTTAGTATTCCTTGATAACGACGTTATAGTTTCCCCTGGTTGGTTACAAGCTTTAGTAAATTGTGCAGAAACAACAGGTGCAACTGTAGTCGGGCCTTTGATGTGTGAAAAAGAACCCATACACGAAAGAATCCACTTTGCAGGTGGAGAAAGCCACATCGTGATTGATGTCAAAGGCAGACGACATCTACGAGAAAAAATGTACAAACAAGGTCATCAAGTATCAGAATTGCGTTCTCAACTCCAGCAAACTGAGACAGAATTAGCAGAGTTTCATTGTACCCTAATACGGAGGGAAATATTTGAGCAAATTGGCTATTTAGATGAAGAAATGCTCAACACCAAAGAACATCTAGATTTTTGCATGAATGTCATACAAGCAGGCGGTAAAGTTTATTTTGAACCTGATAGTTTAGTTACTTATGTACCAGGGCCTCCTTTAGAATGGAGCGATTTACATTTTTATATGCTGCGTTGGAGTGATGCTTGGACTTTAGCCAGTTTACAACGTATCCGTGCTAAATGGAATTTATCTGAGGATGGTTATTTTCAAACTAAATACAAAAAATTGGGTGTGAGACGAGTAGCAACAATTATTAAACCTTTTGTACGTCAAGTTAGCTTTGGGAATGAAAATAAGCCATTAAAAAGATTTCTGAAAAACCTAGATAGAAAACTCAACCGTTTTCTGACCGATAGGTATACAGAAATGCTCCCACAACGCAAACTCGAATTACCAATTATTAAGAAAGAAATATCATCAGTTAAAGAATTTACCCAGGTTTGATAACCTGGAGATAAGATTTATAAAATAAAATTACCTGGAGGTGCATTAAATATTAGGATACTATTTGCTGCAGAAGTGTTGAATGTTAAGAAAAAGATGAGAAAAATAGCCCAAAATATGTTAATTTTGGGCTAGATATTACAATATTTTGATTTCACAGTGATTATAAATTAATTTCCCAAAATTGTCAAAGATATCCTGAAAGGATTGCCAAAAAATGATTATCCAGTATTGAACAGTCGTCTGTTATTTGAGTTCTGGCTATCTTACGTCTTGGATAATAGCTTAACAAGTATGCGAGGTTTATTTGCCAGGCTAAATAATACAGGATTTGAGTTAGATATTTCTACTTTTTCTAAAGCAAATTTGCATCGAAGCCAAAAACCCTTTCAAGCAATTTACCAAAAATTAAATAAATTAGTCCAAAATAAAGCTGAGAATAAACTCCATAATAAATATGCAATATACTCGATTGATTCCACAGTTATTACATTAACTAGTAAGTTGTTATGGGTGCTGGGTCATCCAGAGCGTAAAACTTTTTTAGATAAATTCCGCTATTTACAATCCTGTATGTGTCAGAAAATCAGTTATTTTCATTGGTTTGAAGAGATGATGTTATGTTGAATATTTTGGGCTTAATGGAGTTAGTGTAACTAACTATGTAAAATTTTGTATCAGCTTTCAACATTTTTGGCTATCTACATGAGAAATGGCTGAGAGAACGTCTGTGAAGTATGCAGTCACAAATATTTCTGAGCAGATGATCCTGATCACATACTGAATTAGTTAATACCAGCTATACTTAACTCTTAAGATTATCTATAAAAATACTCAATTGGGAAGCTGAGTTATGGGAATGCGGAGAGCGGATCGTCGAGATTCTAATCATGACAATTCAGTTAATAATCCTCGCACACCTCGAAAAGAACCAGCTCCACCCCATGAGCTTAAGCAGCTACTGATGACGGTTCGCGCCCAACGTGATGAATGGCAAGAAATTGCTAAACAAAATGAGGAAGCAGCATCTCAACTGGTTCATGTTCAGCAAACACTTCAAACCTATCAAGTTGAAGCTAATGATCTCAAAGAGCGCGTGACCCAAAATTACCAGCTTTATCTCGACGAACAACAAAGATATCAGCAGACTCTCTGCCTCTACAACGAAGAAAAAATTAGAGCAAATGAATTATTTACCCAATATGAGACAACAAACTCTGAACGAGAAATGTATTTGACTCTATACAATGAAGCCAAAGCGGAACTCAAGTATGAGCGACGTTCTAAAGCTAGTATTAAAGGATGGGAAACTCGTCGTAAAGCCGAGAACGAAAAACTAAAGCGAGAAATCGCTGAAATGGTTGTGCTATTGCGTGAATCTTTGGCTGGTAAGGAAGAAGCTGTCAACAGCCTCTACGTTGTAGCAGAGCGTATGGATCGGATTCAATCTTTAGTTGATTTGGCTGATGAAGAAACAACAAGCAATCCTGTAGGCCTGGTACAAAAATTTAGACGCATCTGGCTTGCTATTAAAGAGATACTTTCTGATTGATTAGAGTCGATACCTAAATTACTCTAGGACACCTCTCCTTCAGAACCGTGCGTGCAACTTTCACTGCACACGGCTCCTAGTTTGATACCTACTAGGTTGGGGTTAACCCACCGTTCGGACTCTCACCTGACCATGAATAGTCTGATGCTGGTGACATTCTCGGTGTAGAACTTCCAGATTGTTAGGCTTCCAATTATCATGGTTGCCATCAATGTGGTGTAATTCTGCAATATCCCCAGAGATGAACGATAGGTTACATTCTGTACATTTATGATTCTGTTTCTTGAGAAGTCTTGCCGTTACCCCGTCGTAGTTTACATTTTCCCGTTTTGACCAGTAAACAAAGTCGCCATCGTATGGGGATTTATCCTCCGTTACGTTATTGAATCTGCAAGCTGCCCATTTTACGGCGGGAAATGCTCTATGTATAACCTGATTGGTTTGGTCGCGGTTGTATCTTCCTTGTTTGCGAATGAACTTCCATGTCCAATAGGCTATAGCCCATAGGTTATGTTGGCTCATATCACAGAATCGATGATAGTTTCTCCACCCTCGAACTATCGCACCGCATTTGTCGATACGTTCCTCTAGAGTGAAACAACTGTCTTTCATCACTTCTTTGACTTTTGCCTTGATGCTACTTGTAGCCTTTTGACTTGGTGTTGAAATGAATTTACCATTGGGTTTAACTACAAAGTTCCACCCAAGGAAGTCGAAACTATCTGTACTATGTACAATTTTAGTTTTGGCTTCTTTGACTTTTAATCCTCTTGCTTCCAAGAAGGTATCAATATTTTGTCTGAGAGCTTCTGGGTTGTCTTCAGGTTTCAGTAAGAACACCACATCATCCGCATAACGGAATCCCTTGATGGTGTCTATTTGTCTGCCCCCACTTCTAACTTTGTATCTTAGTTCGTGACCAACATTTTCTAGTCCGTGTAGAACTATATTTGCCAGTAACGGACTGATTACGCCGCCTTGCGGTGTGCCGGATTCTGATGAAGGAAATTCCCCCCTGACTCCGGCTTTAATAGCCCAAAATATTCCCTGTTTTGCTGCCTTTGGTAGTTGGACAGATTGCATTAAAAATTTATGGTCAATCTTGTCGAAACACCTTTCGATATCCAGTTCTAATATTCTTTTACTTAATCCGTTGGCTTGCCCACCGTTTAAGTTGCTGAATAATAATTTTTGTACATCGTGGCAACTTCTGCCAGGTCTAAACCCGTATGAACGGGCATTGAACATAGCTTCTGCTGCTGGTTCCAAGGCATATTTGATTAGACATTGATATGCTCTATCGCTGATGGTTGGTATCCCTAATCCCCTTCTAGTTCCGTCTGCCTTGGGAATGTACACTCGCTTTAAGGGCTGGTGCTTCCATTGTTTCCAGTTCTTGACTAGCACTTCGTAGAGTGCCAATCTTTGAGAGGGTTCGAGGGCTTTCTTTCCGTCCACCCCTGCGGTTTTCCGTCCAGTATTTAGCTGCGTTACCTGCCGGATAGCGAGTAATTTAGCTGCTTTAGAGCTTAATAAAAGTTTCTGAAGTTTGCGTACTAGGCGCGTGTTACCGTTCTTTTGAGCCTTGAATATTCTCACTTGTAGGCGAAATACGATTTTCCGCAGCTTGCGCCACGGTATCGATTTCCATTTATCAACTGGATTTAACTCCGTTGTCATAACGTTCTCTACGCCTTTGAATATTTTCTGTACAAACCGCACCCAGTCGTCTAAGAGTCCTTATTTCTTAGATTTTCGAGTACATCTTACCAACTCTACCCGCTAAACCTTATTTAAGGGTTCCACAGCTTAATTGCTGGAGGTTGAAAGAGCCGTTTTATTCGTTCCTCAGTTTAGTTGGTTTGTAGTTTTAGGTTCTCTCACTTCGCCCACGATTTCCCAGAAAAGCATCTATCGAATGTAAGATGATGCGGGTATTTTCACACTTTTGGTGCTATCTTGTGTCGTTGTTCGTCTTTGAGTTCAGACGATGCGGGTTGGACGCTTTTTCTGAGAGTTCAACTGCTGTTTAACCATGACTACCTGCCTGTACGAGTTACCCCCATCTCAGGTTTGTTATCCTCGTTTTGCTCCCAGCTTCATTTTCAGAGTTTGTTCTCTGTCCATGTGGGCAAATTTTGGCTTCACGTCTTTCCTAACGGGTGAGACTTGTCCTGCGACGCACTCACACTATACTGAAGTTATCCTTGCTTTCTTTGAGGTTAAATTATTTCTAATTGACCAAGGCGGTGCAAGGACTCTATTCCCCACAGCTTTCGCTATGTTTCATAGAAACGAACCGCACACATCCTCCCACCGCTAATCAGGAGTACCTGATATAGCGGGGGATTCCAAAGATCGCTCTTTGGGCTTCCTCTTTCCACGAGTTGATTTGCTTGAAGGAGTTTTCTCACTCAAGTATTGATCAGTCTCTCCAGAGGCGTTGGTTCCGACGTGACCCGCCGTACTTAATGCTTTTTCTAATATGTTCCGCGCCGCGTTCCAGTCCCGGTCTTGGGTATGCCCACAACGAGGACAAACATGGGTTCTAGTGCTAAGAGTCTTTTTGACAATCTCGCCACAATTAGAGCAATTTTGCGAAGTGTAGTGAGGCAGAACTGCAACAGTTACCACGCCAAAAACCTTACCAAAATACTCAACCCACTCCCGGAACAGCGACCACGACACATCACTAATCGACTTAGCCAAGCGGTGATTTTTCACCATATTCCGCACCTGCAAATCCTCATACGCCACAAGGTCGTTAGACTTCACTACGCACCTTGCTGTCTTGACAGCAAAGTCTTTACGCTGGCGACTTACTTTGAGATGCTTACGAGCAAGTTTATTTCTAAACTTAATTCTGTTTTGAGAACCCTTTTTGGTCTTAGACATCCGGCGTTGCAATCGTCTCAAAGACTTTTCACTTTTGCGAAGATGTCTAGGATTGGCGACTGTTTCCCCGTTACTATCTGTATAAAAGTGGTTCAATCCCACATCAATGCCAATAGTTTTACCCGTTGGTTTTCGCTTTTCTACTCGTTCATGGTCAATGCAAAACCGGCAATAATAGCCATCCGCACGACGCACAACCCGCACCCTTTTAAACTGTTTAAGTTGGTAGAAATGCAGGTCACGGGTTCCCCAAAGCTTGAAAGTTCCTGCTTTAAATCCATCGGAGAAAGTGATGTACCTGCGGTCATCAGAAAGTCGCCATCCACAAGTTTTGTACTCTACAGAACCGTGCGTTTGCTCTTTCTTGAACTTTGGGAATCCCTTTTTTCCTGGTTTCTTTTTCTTGCAGTTATCAAAAAACCGAGCAATAGCAGACCACGCTCTTTCTGCACTGGCTTGACGAGCCATCGAGTTGAGATTTTTCGCAAACTCAAACTGTTGTGCTAACACAGCACAATATGCGGAAAGCTCATATCTGCCTATATCTTTATTGTCCATCCAGTATCTCAGACAGCTATTACGAACAAAACGAGCAGTTCTAATCGCCTCATCTAGCGATTGATACTGCTCATCCAGTCCCTCAAGTTTTGCCTCAAATACCAGCATATTTACGTCGCATTTGCTAATGTAAATTATGACGTAGATTTGCAAAAAACTCAACGGTTCCCTCTCCCTTACTGGCTTGTAGCCAGTCATGGTCGGAGAACGTCTCGTTTTTTGCCCTGTCTACGACACGCTACGCGAACGATTCATCTCGCCGCCAAATCAAAGATTATGGCGGGAGCCTTCTCTCCGAATAAGGTAAAGCTGTATCCTTATGGGTAAAAAATCAGTACCAGTCACACAAAGCAAAGCAACATTGGGAAATCAAATTCGTAGTATTGCCGATCGCCTCAAACAAGAAACTGAGGTACAAATAAAAGCAACCTCCCGTATTTTAGACGCTGCTGCTCAAATTTCGCAAAATCATGAGCGACTAATTAACGAAGTAGTTGAGATGGTTGAAGAAGACCTTGAGCAAGAAAGCCAGATTTATAACGTTGATATTCTGAAACAACAGTTTAAAACATTACGTGAAGCCAAAGGTCACTTTAATTTGAAAGTCAATAGTTGGGAAGCTCTGGCTAACAAATTAAATGAACCGTCTTTGCAAGAGTGTTTCTTGGAGCAGAAACATCCGTCAGACGCTATCAGGAAAGAGGAACATGGACACAAGAAGATAGAAAAGATTACCGTTGGTTTACAGCCTGATGTTGCAGAAATTTTTCCTACTGAGGAAGCAGTAAATGAAGCTCTGCGTTTTTTAATCAGAATTACAAATAAACATCTTGATTAATATCTTGA comes from the Nostoc sp. PCC 7120 = FACHB-418 genome and includes:
- a CDS encoding glycosyltransferase family 2 protein, which gives rise to MSEAIVTIVVVPRERFSCTQASLESIYEHTKIPFKLIYVDGNSPTKVRKYLQKQAQEKNFQLIRTDYYLSPNHARNIGLSHVDTKYLVFLDNDVIVSPGWLQALVNCAETTGATVVGPLMCEKEPIHERIHFAGGESHIVIDVKGRRHLREKMYKQGHQVSELRSQLQQTETELAEFHCTLIRREIFEQIGYLDEEMLNTKEHLDFCMNVIQAGGKVYFEPDSLVTYVPGPPLEWSDLHFYMLRWSDAWTLASLQRIRAKWNLSEDGYFQTKYKKLGVRRVATIIKPFVRQVSFGNENKPLKRFLKNLDRKLNRFLTDRYTEMLPQRKLELPIIKKEISSVKEFTQV
- the ltrA gene encoding group II intron reverse transcriptase/maturase, encoding MTTELNPVDKWKSIPWRKLRKIVFRLQVRIFKAQKNGNTRLVRKLQKLLLSSKAAKLLAIRQVTQLNTGRKTAGVDGKKALEPSQRLALYEVLVKNWKQWKHQPLKRVYIPKADGTRRGLGIPTISDRAYQCLIKYALEPAAEAMFNARSYGFRPGRSCHDVQKLLFSNLNGGQANGLSKRILELDIERCFDKIDHKFLMQSVQLPKAAKQGIFWAIKAGVRGEFPSSESGTPQGGVISPLLANIVLHGLENVGHELRYKVRSGGRQIDTIKGFRYADDVVFLLKPEDNPEALRQNIDTFLEARGLKVKEAKTKIVHSTDSFDFLGWNFVVKPNGKFISTPSQKATSSIKAKVKEVMKDSCFTLEERIDKCGAIVRGWRNYHRFCDMSQHNLWAIAYWTWKFIRKQGRYNRDQTNQVIHRAFPAVKWAACRFNNVTEDKSPYDGDFVYWSKRENVNYDGVTARLLKKQNHKCTECNLSFISGDIAELHHIDGNHDNWKPNNLEVLHRECHQHQTIHGQVRVRTVG
- a CDS encoding RNA-guided endonuclease InsQ/TnpB family protein, producing the protein MLVFEAKLEGLDEQYQSLDEAIRTARFVRNSCLRYWMDNKDIGRYELSAYCAVLAQQFEFAKNLNSMARQASAERAWSAIARFFDNCKKKKPGKKGFPKFKKEQTHGSVEYKTCGWRLSDDRRYITFSDGFKAGTFKLWGTRDLHFYQLKQFKRVRVVRRADGYYCRFCIDHERVEKRKPTGKTIGIDVGLNHFYTDSNGETVANPRHLRKSEKSLRRLQRRMSKTKKGSQNRIKFRNKLARKHLKVSRQRKDFAVKTARCVVKSNDLVAYEDLQVRNMVKNHRLAKSISDVSWSLFREWVEYFGKVFGVVTVAVLPHYTSQNCSNCGEIVKKTLSTRTHVCPRCGHTQDRDWNAARNILEKALSTAGHVGTNASGETDQYLSEKTPSSKSTRGKRKPKERSLESPAISGTPD